A genome region from Halarchaeum grantii includes the following:
- a CDS encoding mandelate racemase/muconate lactonizing enzyme family protein: MVARSDVRDVEVTDVQTTRIGTTFEWTLVRVYTDAGVTGTGELVLGPAADAYVEHAKELLVGKSPLDVDARMTELYDGLSYLGGMNGVGVTALSGIDVALHDLAGKLLEVPAYQLLGGKHRDAVRVYCDVHAGAHLHDAAESGDEGTYRPEAYADAAEAVVDEGWDAVKFDLDSPDRHVIDRKNKHLNARAIDYRAEIVETVTDRVGDRADVAFDCHWSWTADTVRRLAAAVEDDGVWWLEDAVPPENHDVQMRVTRDTDVTIAAGENVYRVEGARRLVEEQGVDVIHPDVPKNGGMLETKKIADMAKAYSIPLALHNVASPVGTMASAHVGAAASNFLALEYHARDVPWWGDVVEEDVLEPGRIELPDAPGLGVTLDLDVVAEHLLEGEKLFDEA, from the coding sequence ATGGTAGCACGGAGCGACGTCCGCGACGTGGAGGTCACGGACGTCCAGACGACGCGCATCGGCACCACCTTCGAGTGGACGCTCGTCCGGGTCTACACGGACGCGGGCGTCACCGGGACGGGCGAACTCGTGCTCGGGCCAGCGGCCGACGCGTACGTCGAGCACGCGAAAGAGCTGCTCGTCGGGAAGAGCCCGCTCGATGTCGACGCGCGGATGACCGAGCTCTACGACGGGCTCTCCTATCTCGGCGGGATGAACGGCGTCGGCGTCACGGCGCTCTCGGGCATCGACGTCGCGCTCCACGACCTCGCCGGGAAGCTCCTCGAGGTGCCCGCCTACCAGTTGCTCGGCGGGAAGCACCGCGACGCCGTCCGCGTCTACTGCGACGTCCACGCGGGCGCGCACCTCCACGACGCCGCCGAAAGCGGGGACGAGGGCACGTATCGCCCGGAAGCGTACGCGGACGCCGCCGAAGCGGTCGTCGACGAAGGGTGGGACGCCGTGAAGTTCGACCTCGACAGCCCGGACAGGCACGTCATCGACCGGAAGAACAAGCACCTGAACGCGCGCGCTATCGACTACCGCGCGGAGATCGTCGAGACGGTCACCGACCGCGTCGGCGACCGGGCGGACGTCGCCTTCGACTGCCACTGGAGTTGGACGGCCGACACCGTTCGACGCCTCGCCGCCGCCGTCGAGGACGACGGCGTCTGGTGGCTCGAGGACGCCGTCCCGCCGGAGAACCACGACGTCCAGATGCGCGTCACGCGCGACACGGACGTCACCATCGCGGCCGGCGAGAACGTCTACCGCGTCGAGGGCGCGCGCCGCCTCGTCGAGGAGCAGGGCGTCGACGTCATCCACCCGGACGTCCCGAAGAACGGCGGGATGCTGGAGACGAAGAAGATCGCGGACATGGCGAAGGCCTACTCCATTCCGCTCGCGCTCCACAACGTCGCCTCGCCCGTCGGAACGATGGCGTCCGCGCACGTCGGCGCCGCCGCCTCGAACTTCCTCGCGCTCGAGTACCACGCCCGCGACGTCCCGTGGTGGGGCGACGTCGTCGAGGAGGACGTCCTCGAACCGGGGCGCATCGAACTCCCGGACGCCCCCGGCCTCGGCGTCACGCTCGACCTCGACGTCGTCGCCGAGCACCTGTTGGAGGGCGAGAAACTGTTCGACGAGGCGTAG
- a CDS encoding RraA family protein codes for MGIPTEQRERLSNLHSAIVNDVTDEMGITNNVIPCTRLEALWSRDPVIGTAHPAQRVEVGYEEAGADDPRDSAFFQYLEAADEGDFVVMASPDTQVGLWGELLSTIVQENGAVGALIDGPTRDSRMIEEHEFPVWAGGHSAIESFGRVSFREWDVPVQVEGVTIRPGDVVFADYESIAVIDPDDVAEVIERGEEALDTENDVRRDVRDGDSVYEVWERYGTL; via the coding sequence ATGGGAATACCCACCGAGCAACGCGAACGGCTGTCGAACCTCCACAGCGCCATCGTCAACGACGTGACCGACGAGATGGGCATCACGAACAACGTCATCCCGTGCACGCGGCTGGAGGCGCTCTGGAGTCGCGACCCCGTCATCGGGACGGCGCATCCGGCCCAGCGCGTCGAAGTCGGCTACGAGGAAGCGGGCGCGGACGACCCGCGCGACTCGGCGTTCTTCCAGTACCTCGAGGCCGCTGACGAGGGCGACTTCGTCGTGATGGCGTCACCGGACACGCAGGTCGGCCTCTGGGGCGAGCTACTGAGCACCATCGTCCAGGAGAACGGCGCGGTCGGCGCACTCATCGACGGCCCGACGCGCGACTCGCGGATGATCGAGGAGCACGAGTTCCCCGTGTGGGCGGGCGGCCACAGCGCCATCGAGTCGTTCGGCCGCGTGAGCTTCCGCGAGTGGGACGTCCCCGTCCAGGTCGAGGGCGTCACCATCCGACCCGGCGACGTGGTCTTCGCGGACTACGAGTCCATCGCCGTCATCGACCCCGACGACGTCGCGGAGGTCATCGAGCGCGGCGAGGAGGCCCTCGACACCGAGAACGATGTCCGGCGCGACGTCCGCGACGGCGACAGCGTCTACGAGGTCTGGGAGCGCTATGGCACCCTGTAG
- a CDS encoding Gfo/Idh/MocA family protein has product MEPVRVGILGCGTISDAYLGANDRFDEYDIVACTDLDMERAEATAAEYGIEALESEAFVESDVELVVNLTPPSVHEGTCERMLAAGKHVYVEKPLAASVEDAAGIRAAADDAGLLVGSAPDTFLGAGLQTCRRVIDEGRIGEPVGATAIWTSPGHETWHPNPDLYYKEGGGPLFDMGPYYVTALVTLLGAAERVTGSVTRAHDTRTITSEPRAGEEIAVEVPTHESGVIDFGDGTVANVTTSFDAQDSTLPDPAFEIYGTEGTLAVPDPNHFEGPVRVSDGDGFETVEMAHDYTAGRGAGVADLARAIRDDGWTHRTSADLAYHVLEILDGVRASAERGEHVTVESAPERPAPLPEAFPGDRDE; this is encoded by the coding sequence ATGGAGCCTGTACGAGTCGGGATTCTCGGCTGCGGAACCATCAGCGACGCCTACCTCGGGGCGAACGACCGCTTCGACGAGTACGACATCGTCGCGTGCACGGACCTCGATATGGAGCGCGCGGAGGCGACGGCCGCCGAGTACGGCATCGAGGCGCTGGAGAGCGAGGCGTTCGTCGAGTCGGACGTCGAGCTCGTCGTGAACCTGACGCCGCCGTCCGTCCACGAGGGGACCTGCGAGCGGATGTTGGCGGCGGGCAAGCACGTCTACGTGGAGAAGCCGCTCGCGGCGTCCGTCGAGGACGCGGCGGGCATCCGCGCGGCCGCAGACGACGCCGGCCTGCTCGTCGGGTCCGCACCGGACACGTTCCTCGGCGCGGGCCTCCAGACGTGCCGGCGCGTCATCGACGAGGGCCGCATCGGTGAGCCGGTGGGCGCGACGGCAATCTGGACGTCGCCCGGCCACGAGACGTGGCACCCGAACCCCGACCTCTACTACAAGGAGGGCGGCGGGCCGCTCTTCGACATGGGCCCCTACTACGTGACGGCGCTCGTCACGCTGCTCGGCGCCGCCGAGCGCGTCACCGGGTCGGTCACGCGCGCACACGACACGCGCACCATCACGAGCGAGCCACGGGCCGGCGAGGAGATAGCCGTCGAGGTGCCGACGCACGAGTCGGGCGTGATCGACTTCGGCGACGGGACGGTGGCGAACGTCACGACGAGTTTCGACGCGCAGGACTCGACGCTCCCCGACCCCGCGTTCGAGATCTACGGCACGGAGGGGACGCTCGCGGTCCCGGACCCGAACCACTTCGAGGGGCCGGTGCGCGTCTCCGACGGCGACGGCTTCGAGACCGTCGAGATGGCACACGACTACACGGCCGGCCGGGGCGCGGGCGTCGCGGACCTCGCGCGCGCCATCCGCGACGACGGGTGGACGCATCGGACGAGCGCCGACCTCGCGTATCACGTCCTCGAAATCCTCGACGGCGTCCGCGCGTCCGCCGAGCGGGGCGAGCACGTGACCGTGGAGAGCGCGCCCGAGCGCCCGGCGCCGCTCCCCGAGGCGTTCCCGGGCGACCGCGACGAGTGA
- a CDS encoding glycoside hydrolase family 4: MEAIGKATRGQRLDPEDVTIAYVGGGSRQWVPNLVQDLALSAFDGTVRLYDLDVEAAERNAEFGNWVQEREDATANWTYEATGSLDAALEGADVVLLSTQYDPSETFVHDLDVPEEHGIYGAVAATIGPGGIFRAMRTIHDYKRIAARVREHCPDAWVFNFTNPVHFVTRALYDEYPDINAVGMCHEVLHARAHLADLASEHLDVDAERADVSVNVKGINHFTWIDEAYCDGVDLWPLLEDVAESEAGTREFTPADLEDASPFVDNWQVSWELFRRFGVLPFAGDRHIVEYANWFLHGGQEGLNRWGVKRTGSDFRAKHWTPAESEQTTDVEAWLAGEKAFELEASGEAFLDILEALAGGESVVTNVNLPNRGQVEGIERGAVVETNAVVRASEIRPLAAGGFPRPVESMIRGHVDTIETIIEAARDGDLDQAFRGFLIDPQVRTLQTEEAAELFAELVAAEEEYLDDWNVADADVLDGVDVEI, encoded by the coding sequence ATGGAAGCCATCGGCAAAGCGACGCGTGGACAGCGACTCGACCCCGAAGACGTGACGATCGCCTACGTCGGCGGCGGGAGCCGACAGTGGGTGCCGAACCTCGTGCAGGACCTCGCGCTCTCCGCCTTCGACGGCACCGTGCGGCTCTACGACCTCGACGTCGAGGCCGCCGAGCGCAACGCCGAGTTCGGCAACTGGGTGCAGGAGCGCGAGGACGCCACCGCGAACTGGACGTACGAGGCGACCGGCTCGCTCGACGCCGCGCTCGAGGGCGCCGATGTCGTCCTCCTCTCCACGCAGTACGACCCCTCCGAGACGTTCGTCCACGACCTCGACGTCCCCGAGGAACACGGCATCTACGGCGCCGTCGCCGCCACCATCGGGCCGGGCGGTATCTTCCGTGCGATGCGCACCATCCACGACTACAAGCGCATCGCCGCGCGCGTTCGCGAGCACTGCCCCGACGCGTGGGTGTTCAACTTCACGAACCCCGTCCACTTCGTCACGCGCGCGCTCTACGACGAGTACCCCGACATCAACGCCGTCGGCATGTGCCACGAGGTCCTGCACGCCCGCGCGCACCTCGCGGACCTCGCGAGCGAGCACCTCGACGTGGACGCCGAGCGCGCGGACGTCTCGGTGAACGTCAAGGGCATCAACCACTTCACGTGGATCGACGAGGCCTACTGCGACGGCGTCGACCTCTGGCCGCTGCTCGAAGACGTCGCGGAGAGCGAGGCGGGCACGCGCGAGTTCACGCCCGCCGACCTCGAAGACGCGAGCCCGTTCGTCGACAACTGGCAGGTGTCGTGGGAGCTCTTCCGGCGCTTCGGCGTCCTGCCGTTCGCGGGCGACCGCCACATCGTCGAGTACGCGAACTGGTTCCTCCACGGCGGACAGGAGGGGCTGAATCGCTGGGGCGTCAAGCGCACGGGGAGCGACTTCCGCGCGAAACACTGGACGCCCGCCGAGTCCGAGCAGACGACCGACGTCGAGGCGTGGCTCGCCGGCGAGAAGGCGTTCGAACTCGAGGCCTCCGGCGAGGCGTTCCTCGACATCCTCGAAGCGCTCGCCGGCGGGGAGTCCGTCGTCACGAACGTCAACCTGCCCAATCGCGGGCAGGTCGAGGGCATCGAGCGCGGCGCGGTCGTCGAGACGAACGCGGTCGTGCGCGCGAGCGAGATCCGCCCGCTCGCCGCCGGCGGCTTCCCCCGCCCCGTCGAGAGCATGATCCGGGGCCACGTCGACACCATCGAGACGATAATCGAGGCCGCCCGCGACGGCGACCTCGATCAGGCCTTCCGGGGCTTCCTCATCGACCCGCAGGTCCGCACGCTCCAGACGGAGGAAGCCGCCGAGCTGTTCGCCGAACTCGTCGCCGCCGAAGAGGAGTACCTCGACGACTGGAACGTCGCGGACGCGGACGTCCTCGACGGCGTCGACGTCGAGATCTAA
- a CDS encoding GDSL-type esterase/lipase family protein produces MESAEYPVSLHNVAETVPAEWADGGERLCRVPASVGEELNEMARTRVRHPTGSEVRFVPADDETTIEVTLSAAEETQVRVFWGVFQPWEPTAIGPEPETLSLSVPERLADLAATGETGRFDPRVCRIRFERRTAAALHGVSGDCRPPRDDERPGKRHLAYGTSITEGAAASALHTDYVSHVARENGYDALNLGCSGSAYCEAAMADHVAGRDDWDVATLALSVNMANTGGFEPETFRERADYFVNTVADANPEKPVVCITLFPYHDDLTASGDAEHAAAYRAALREIVADADRENCHVVEGPELLDLTGLGADLLHPGDAGMAAIGDGLAERLDAVVE; encoded by the coding sequence ATGGAGTCAGCGGAGTATCCGGTGTCGCTGCACAACGTCGCGGAGACCGTGCCGGCGGAGTGGGCCGACGGCGGCGAGCGCCTCTGTCGCGTCCCGGCGTCGGTCGGCGAGGAGTTGAACGAGATGGCGCGAACCCGCGTCCGGCATCCGACGGGGAGCGAGGTGCGCTTCGTTCCGGCGGACGACGAGACGACGATAGAGGTGACGCTCTCGGCGGCTGAGGAGACGCAGGTGCGGGTGTTCTGGGGCGTCTTCCAGCCGTGGGAGCCGACGGCGATCGGCCCGGAGCCGGAGACGCTCTCGCTCTCGGTGCCGGAGCGACTCGCGGACCTCGCGGCGACGGGGGAGACGGGGCGGTTCGACCCGCGCGTGTGCCGGATTCGCTTCGAGCGCCGGACGGCCGCCGCGCTCCACGGCGTCAGCGGCGACTGCCGGCCGCCGCGCGACGACGAGCGCCCCGGAAAGCGCCATCTCGCGTACGGGACTTCCATCACGGAGGGCGCGGCGGCGTCCGCGCTCCACACGGACTACGTTTCGCACGTCGCGCGCGAGAACGGCTACGACGCGCTGAACCTCGGCTGCTCCGGCTCGGCGTACTGCGAGGCGGCGATGGCCGACCACGTCGCCGGGCGCGACGACTGGGACGTTGCGACGCTCGCGCTCTCCGTGAACATGGCGAACACGGGCGGGTTCGAACCGGAGACCTTCCGCGAGCGCGCCGACTACTTCGTGAACACCGTCGCGGACGCGAACCCGGAGAAGCCCGTCGTCTGCATCACGCTCTTCCCGTATCACGACGACCTGACGGCGTCGGGGGACGCCGAGCACGCGGCGGCCTATCGGGCGGCGCTCCGCGAAATCGTCGCGGACGCCGACCGGGAGAACTGCCACGTCGTCGAGGGCCCGGAGCTCCTCGACCTCACGGGGCTCGGTGCGGACCTCCTGCATCCGGGCGACGCGGGGATGGCGGCCATCGGCGACGGACTGGCGGAGCGCCTCGACGCCGTCGTCGAGTGA
- a CDS encoding SDR family NAD(P)-dependent oxidoreductase, with the protein MAAESMPSVSVEGKTAVVIGGTRGIGRAIALGFAEDGADVVATSRTEDAVADVAEELRERGASTTEVTCDVTSDADIDALVEATVADVGDVDVLVNSAGVNATTPVTEMTNEEWERDIAVDLTGVFKACRAFAREMDEGSIINISSMSADQAREARPSYCAAKSGVNGLTRAVAADLAPDIRVNAIAPGFVKTEMAGPKLDDGSEFRETVDERTPMERVSTPDEMVGTAIYLASDGASFTTGEVITVDGGYDPSAQ; encoded by the coding sequence ATGGCCGCAGAGAGCATGCCGTCCGTGAGCGTCGAGGGGAAGACAGCCGTCGTCATCGGGGGGACGAGAGGGATCGGCCGCGCCATCGCCCTCGGGTTCGCGGAGGACGGCGCGGACGTCGTCGCGACGAGTCGCACCGAGGACGCCGTCGCGGACGTCGCCGAGGAACTCCGCGAGCGCGGCGCGAGCACGACCGAAGTGACCTGTGACGTGACGAGCGACGCGGACATCGACGCGCTCGTCGAGGCCACCGTCGCGGACGTCGGCGACGTCGACGTCCTGGTGAACTCGGCGGGCGTGAACGCGACGACGCCCGTCACGGAGATGACGAACGAGGAGTGGGAGCGCGACATCGCCGTCGACCTCACGGGCGTCTTCAAGGCCTGCCGCGCGTTCGCCCGCGAGATGGACGAGGGGAGCATCATCAACATCTCCTCGATGTCCGCCGACCAAGCCCGGGAGGCCCGCCCCTCCTACTGCGCGGCGAAGAGCGGCGTGAACGGCTTGACGCGCGCCGTCGCCGCCGACCTCGCGCCGGACATCCGCGTGAACGCCATCGCGCCCGGGTTCGTGAAGACGGAGATGGCCGGCCCGAAACTCGACGACGGCTCCGAGTTCCGCGAGACCGTCGACGAGCGAACGCCGATGGAGCGCGTCTCGACGCCCGACGAGATGGTCGGCACCGCCATCTACCTCGCGAGCGACGGCGCGTCGTTCACGACGGGCGAAGTCATCACCGTCGACGGCGGCTACGACCCGAGCGCGCAGTAG